Within the Pradoshia eiseniae genome, the region GCTGTTTTCTCAATGTAGCAAGGGACGTTACCAGGACCAACGCCAAGAGCAGGTTTCCCAGTGGAATAGGCAGATTTGACCATGCCAGATCCCCCCGTAGCTAATACAAGTGCAACATCCTTATGGTTCATCAATTGCTTGGTGGCTTCAATAGAAGGCTTTTCAATCCATTGAATGCAGCCTTCTGGAGCTCCTGCTTTGACTGCGGCCTCATAAAGGACCTCTGCTGCCCGCTTAGAGGATTCTTGTGCAGAAGGATGGAAGGCAAAAATAATCGGGTTGCGTGTCTTGATGGAAATCAATGCCTTAAACATAGTCGTAGAAGTCGGATTTGTCACTGGTGTAACACCTGCTACAATTCCAATCGGCTCCGCAATCTCCACAATGCCTGCCTGCTCATCTTCACCGATGACTCCAGCTGTTTTGTTATATTTAATGCTATGCCAAATGTATTCAGTGGCAAATATGTTTTTCGTGCATTTATCTTCGTAGACTCCGCGGCCTGTTTCCTCGACTGCCAATTTCGCTAACGGCATATGCTGATCAAGACCTGCAATGGACATTTGGTGCACAATTTCATCAATTGTCTCTTGGTCAAAGGTTTCAAGGACATGTAAAGCTTCTTTTCCTTTAGCCACTAAACCATCAATCATTCCGGATACGGATAGAACTTCCTCAATCTCTTTTTCTTTGATAGACATGTATATTTCCTCCCTATGGATATTCATAAGGGTCTTATATTGTCCCTCATGGTCATTTATTGTCCCTATTAGGATAAAAATAATAACTTATCTGATACTTATATTTTATCTGAAAAATTTTATATTGTCTTTGGCAATTTTGTGAAACTTGTAACAATTCAACAAAAAGACGTCCCTTTCTTTTCTCATTAACAGGCATAAATGTTAAAATTAGTGTGGAATATCATATTTCCACTTAAGACTATGTACTGAAGGGAGATAACTATGTATAAAAAAGCATTACTCTCCATTCCGCTTATATTCTCACTAGCGGCATGTTCCTCAGATGAAGAAACTAACGATACAGCTAATGTAACTGAAGAAGAGAGAATTTACCAAAATAATTGTGCTTCATGTCATGGAAAAACACTGGAAGGCTATGCTGGTCCGGAACTTGTGAACATTGGCAATAAAATGAGCAAGGATGAAATCCTGGAGACCATCAATAAGGGTGCTAACGGCATGCCAGCTGGCATTATTAAAGGTGAAGAAGCTGAAAAAGTAGCCGAATGGCTTTCAGCTAAAAAGTGATACAGGCGGAGAAATTCCGTCTTTTTTTAGAATTGAGATATATTCCATATAGGTTAATTTGTCCCTCTGGACCTTAATTGCCAAATTCATCTCATGCATTAATCCTCTAAAGCAAAAATCATAAAAATATCCATCCTGTTCGCAGAATGGATACAACCATACACTTCATCTTATTTTACACGAATCTTGTCACCGACTATAATCTTATAATCATCGTCTAGCCCATTCCAATTCTTGATCTGACTGATTGTACTTCCATATTTTTTACTCAATGAATAAACGGTATCTCCATAAACAACAATATGGTAGACTGCCGTGTTTTTCTTTGTTAAAGCGAAACTCTTAGCAATCCCATTTACATGTCCACGGGCTATTGCTTCTATAAATGAAGCTGACTTTAATTTCGTCGCGTCCCTGCTATTATCAATAAATCCATTTTCGGTTAATAATGCTGGCATATTCGATTCACGCAGCACATGGAAATTGGCTGTCTTTTCACCTCTGTCTTTGAAATTGACTAATTTCATAATCTCTGAATGGATATTTGATTGATAGACCTTGGTTACTCCGCCTATACCTGGATAAATATAGTCTTCATACCCTTCTCCACCACCTGCATTAATATGAATGGATAGAAAGTAATCTGCTCCCCAAGCATTAGCTGAGCTTGTCCGTTCAGTTAACGTCAGGTAGGTGTCATCTGTTCGACTCATTTTAACCGTAGCATTATTATATTCCGACAATAATAGATTCTTTATACGAGTAGCAATTTCTAATGTGAGCTCTTTTTCCTTCAGTCCATTGCCTGTAGTTCCTGAATCTTGGCCCCCATGACCTGGGTCAATAAAAATTTTAACCAATATCAATCCCCCCAATGATATAGTATGAATTTTTTTAAAAAATCGTTATGGACAAGTTAGCAAAATCAGCAAAATTAAAACATACCAAAAGTCAGAGTAAAATCAAATTTCGGGATGGTTTTTGTATATCGAAATATGGAGAGAAGTGATTATCAGGATTATGTCTTTTTTTGGATACGCTGACCATACCTAATTTTGTGATAGCTTTTTTTTGGGTATGGAGCATATAAAAAAGACGAACTTAAAAAGTTCGCCTCTTTTAATTAACCTTGTATGCACAATATGCTTTATCGTCAATAAAGCTTTTGTTTATTAACCGATAGAACCTTCCATTTCAAAGCTGATCAGGCGGTTCATTTCAACGGCATATTCCATTGGCAATTCTTTTGTGAATGGCTCAATGAAGCCCATGACAATCATCTCTGTTGCTTCTTGCTCGGAGATTCCGCGGCTCATCAGATAGAATAATTGTTCTTCAGAAACCTTGGATACCTTCGCTTCATGCTCAAGGGAGATATTATCATTATGAATCTCATTGTATGGAATGGTATCTGAAGTAGATTCATTATCCATAATGAGTGTGTCACATTCAATGTTAGAACGAGCGCCATCCGCTTTTTTGCCGAAGTGGACAATACCGCGGTAAGTTACCTTTCCGCCTTGCTTAGAAATGGATTTCGAAACAATTGTAGAAGAAGTATTTGGCGCTAAGTGCATCATTTTCGCACCTGCATCCTGATGCTGGCCTTTACCGGCAATCGCGATGGACAATGTCATGCCGCGTGCGCCTTCGCCTTTAAGGATACATGCAGGATATTTCATTGTAAGCTTAGAACCGATGTTACCGTCAACCCATTCCATTGTTCCGTTCGCTTCAACAACCGTACGTTTTGTTACCAAGTTGTACACGTTGTTTGCCCAGTTCTGAATGGTTGTGTAACGGCAGTAAGCATTTTCTTTAACAATGATTTCAACAACCGCACTGTGAAGGGAGTTTGTTGTGTACACCGGTGCTGTACATCCTTCTACATAGTGTACGGACGCATCTTTATCTACAATGATCAATGTACGCTCAAATTGACCCATGTTCTCAGAGTTAATACGGAAGTAAGCCTGTAATGGCGTATCCACTTTCACACCTGGAGGAACATAGATGAATGATCCGCCGGACCATACAGCCGAGTTCAATGCAGCGAACTTGTTGTCAGATGGCGGGATAACCTTTGCCCAGTGCTCACGGAAGATATCTTCATTCTCACGAAGGGCAGAGTCAGTATCTTTGAAGATGATACCCATTTCTTCTAAGTCTTCCTTCATGTTGTGGTAAACAACTTCGGATTCGTATTGTGCAGAGACACCTGCCAAATATTTTTGTTCTGCTTCAGGGATACCTAGTTTATCAAATGTACGCTTGATTTCTTCTGGTACTTCATCCCAAGATTTCTCTGATTTCTCAGATGGCTTAACATAGTACGTAATTTCGTCAAAGTTAAGACCGCTTAAATTGCCGCCCCATTGTGGCATAGGCATTTTGTAGAAATGTTCAAGTGACTTCAAACGGAAGTCCAGCATCCATTGTGGCTCGTTCTTCATGCGGGAGATTTCTTCAACAATCTCTTTTGTTAGTCCGCGTTTAGAACGGAAGATGGAAACGTCCTTATCATGAAAGCCGTACTTATAATCACCGATTTCAGGCATTTTTTTTGCCATTGATCGCTTCCTCCATTCATTCGGGTTAAACAGATTGGCTTAAACCCGTGTTTTGTATTATTCTTTAAGACCTTTTTCCATCGCCTTCCAAGCTAGTGTGGCACATTTGATTCGCGCCGGGAATTTATTAACCCCTTGGAGGGCTTCTATGTCACCAAGATCTAATTCATCTTCCTCATAATCCTTGCCTTGCATCATGTCAGAGAAGATGGAAGCAAGCTTCATCGCCTCTTCTACGCTCTTCCCCTTGATTGTTTGTGTCATCATCGAAGCCGAAGACATGGAGATGGAACATCCCTCACCATCGAACTTCGCATCTTTGACAATGCCATCCTCCACCTGAAGAGTTAAGTGGATTCGATCTCCGCAAGTCGGGTTATTCATGTCAATAACCAAACTGTCTCCCTCAAGAGATCCTTTATTGCGAGGATTCTTATAGTGATCCATGATTACCTGTCTGTAAAGGTTATCTAAATTATTAGAAGCCATTACTGAAATACTCCTTTGTTTTAACGAGTCCTTCGGCCAAGCGATCGATATCTTTTTCCGTATTGTAAAGATAGAAGCTTGCCCGTGCCGTTGATGATACATTTAACCATTTCATTAATGGCTGTGCACAGTGATGACCTGCACGGATGGCAATTCCCTCAGAGTCCAGGACTGTAGCAACATCATGTGGGTGAACATCCTCAAGATTGAAAGTAATAACGCCCGCTCTTGCTTGTGGGTTTTTCGGACCATAAATCGTGAGTCCTTCAATTGCCCCTAATTTCTCGAGTGCATAGGCTGCCAGCTTATGCTCATGTGCCTCGATATTCTCAAGGCCGATTTCATTAAGAAAATCAATCGCGGCTCCCAGTCCGATTGCGCCTGCAATGATTGGCGTACCTGCTTCAAACTTCCATGGAAGCTCCTTCCAAGTGGATTCCTGCAATCCGACGAAGTCAATCATCTCCCCGCCAAATTCAACCGGCTCCATCTCTTCAAGATACTTCTTCTTCCCATAAAGCACACCGACACCAGTCGGACCGCACATTTTATGAGCTGAGAAGGCGAAAAAGTCACAATCAAGATCTTGGACATCGACTTTGATATGCGGGGCACTCTGTGCTCCGTCCACCACCATGATTGCTCCGTTTTCATGAGCAATCTTTGCGATTTCCTTCACTGGGTTGATGACACCAAGTACATTACTTACATGCATGACGGACACGATTTTCGTATTTGGCGTAATAACCTTCTTCACCTCATCAAGAGAAATCGTGCCATCCTCCTGCAGCGGAATGTACTTCAAGGTTGCCCCTGTAGCCTTAGCTGTTTGCTGCCATGGGATGATATTGCTATGATGCTCCATCATACTGATGACAATCTCATCGCCAGGCCTCAGATTGGCTCGTCCATAGCTTACGGCAACCGTATTGATCGAGGTTGTTGTCCCTCTCGTGAAAACAACCTCCTCAATAGAATGGGCATTAATGAACTTTCTTACCTTTTCGCGCGCATTCTCATAAGCATCCGTCGCGATCGTGCCTAGAGTATGGACACCACGATGGACATTTGAATTATAGCGACTATAGTAGTCATCGATGGTCTGAATGACAGATAGCGGCTTCTGTGAGGTAGCCGCACTATCTAGATAAACAAGCTCATGACCATTGACTTCTTGCTCAAGGATAGGAAAAAGCTCTTTAATATCAGATCTGATCATTACTTAACTTTCCTTTCAATTACCTCAGTCAATTGCTTCTTGACTGCTTCTACAGGTAATTGATTTACAACTGGTGCCAAGAAGCCGTGGATAATCAGGCGCTCAGCTTCGGTTTTTGAAATTCCTCTGCTCATCAAATAGTAAAGCTGTGTAGGATCAACGCGGCCTACGGAAGCTGCGTGACCTGCTGTTACATCATCTTCATCAATGAGAAGAATTGGGTTTGCATCTCCGCGCGCCTGTGGGCTTAACATCAATACGCGTGATTCCTGAACGGCGTCTGATTTCGTTGCCCCATGCTCGATTTTTCCAATACCATTAAAGATAGAGGATGCCGAGTCTTTCATTACACCATGCTTCAAAATATACCCGTTAGAGTTCTTCCCGAAGTGGATTACCTTGGTTGTGAAGTTCTGGATTTGGTTCCCCGTTCCGACTACAACCGTTTTAGTATCACCATAAGCTCCCTTACCATGAAGATTTGTGATGTTTTCAGAGATTGTATTGCCATCATTCATCAAGCCAAGCGCCCACTCAACGCGGCCGTCATTCTTAACATATGCATTACGGTTTACATAGGTTTGCATATCTTTAGATAATGTATCAACTGCACCGTATTTCACTTGTGCGTTATTGCCGACAATTACTTCAGAAATCAAGTTTCCGAGTACTGGTTTGCCTTCTGCCAAGGAAATGTAGTTTTCCACGTAAGTAACAGCACTGTTATCCTCAGCTACGATTAATACATGGTTATATAAATCCACTTCATGATTGTCAATAACGAAGACAGCTTGAATCGGCTCCTCAATTACGACATTCTTTGGTACGTATAAGAATACGCCGCCATTGAATAATGCTGCATGAAGGGCTGTTAATTTATTTGTTGTCACTGGGACACTCTTCGTCATGAAATACTTCTGTACAAGCTCAGGATGTTCCTTTGCCGCGTCTTGAAGGTTCATGAGGATAACACCCTTGTCTTGAAGCTCCTTAGAGAGCGTCAAATGGGCAGCAGTATGGTTTCTTTGAATATAAAGGCTTCTGTCCTCTGCAGGGTTGAGCAAGCTCTTTACTTCATCAGGAAGATTGTCAAGGGATGCATAAGTCTCGCTGTCAACCTTGCTCACTTTCATATCCTCGAGATTCCATTTATCTATTTTAGTTTTATCTGGTTTGGGCATAGGAGTCACACTGGCTTGGGAAAGGGCTTCTAGACGAAGGCTTTCAAGCCAGGCAGGCTCACTATGTGCTTTTGAAAAAGAAGTAATTGCATCTTTTTCAATTGGTAACGTAGTTTCTGTTGTCATAATGATCCTCCTATTGCTTAAGCTTCGATTTCTACTGTTTCGTCTTCAATGCCTAGCTCTTCTTTAATCCACTCATAG harbors:
- a CDS encoding c-type cytochrome, giving the protein MYKKALLSIPLIFSLAACSSDEETNDTANVTEEERIYQNNCASCHGKTLEGYAGPELVNIGNKMSKDEILETINKGANGMPAGIIKGEEAEKVAEWLSAKK
- a CDS encoding N-acetylmuramoyl-L-alanine amidase → MVKIFIDPGHGGQDSGTTGNGLKEKELTLEIATRIKNLLLSEYNNATVKMSRTDDTYLTLTERTSSANAWGADYFLSIHINAGGGEGYEDYIYPGIGGVTKVYQSNIHSEIMKLVNFKDRGEKTANFHVLRESNMPALLTENGFIDNSRDATKLKSASFIEAIARGHVNGIAKSFALTKKNTAVYHIVVYGDTVYSLSKKYGSTISQIKNWNGLDDDYKIIVGDKIRVK
- the sufB gene encoding Fe-S cluster assembly protein SufB, with the translated sequence MAKKMPEIGDYKYGFHDKDVSIFRSKRGLTKEIVEEISRMKNEPQWMLDFRLKSLEHFYKMPMPQWGGNLSGLNFDEITYYVKPSEKSEKSWDEVPEEIKRTFDKLGIPEAEQKYLAGVSAQYESEVVYHNMKEDLEEMGIIFKDTDSALRENEDIFREHWAKVIPPSDNKFAALNSAVWSGGSFIYVPPGVKVDTPLQAYFRINSENMGQFERTLIIVDKDASVHYVEGCTAPVYTTNSLHSAVVEIIVKENAYCRYTTIQNWANNVYNLVTKRTVVEANGTMEWVDGNIGSKLTMKYPACILKGEGARGMTLSIAIAGKGQHQDAGAKMMHLAPNTSSTIVSKSISKQGGKVTYRGIVHFGKKADGARSNIECDTLIMDNESTSDTIPYNEIHNDNISLEHEAKVSKVSEEQLFYLMSRGISEQEATEMIVMGFIEPFTKELPMEYAVEMNRLISFEMEGSIG
- the sufU gene encoding Fe-S cluster assembly sulfur transfer protein SufU, which codes for MASNNLDNLYRQVIMDHYKNPRNKGSLEGDSLVIDMNNPTCGDRIHLTLQVEDGIVKDAKFDGEGCSISMSSASMMTQTIKGKSVEEAMKLASIFSDMMQGKDYEEDELDLGDIEALQGVNKFPARIKCATLAWKAMEKGLKE
- a CDS encoding cysteine desulfurase yields the protein MIRSDIKELFPILEQEVNGHELVYLDSAATSQKPLSVIQTIDDYYSRYNSNVHRGVHTLGTIATDAYENAREKVRKFINAHSIEEVVFTRGTTTSINTVAVSYGRANLRPGDEIVISMMEHHSNIIPWQQTAKATGATLKYIPLQEDGTISLDEVKKVITPNTKIVSVMHVSNVLGVINPVKEIAKIAHENGAIMVVDGAQSAPHIKVDVQDLDCDFFAFSAHKMCGPTGVGVLYGKKKYLEEMEPVEFGGEMIDFVGLQESTWKELPWKFEAGTPIIAGAIGLGAAIDFLNEIGLENIEAHEHKLAAYALEKLGAIEGLTIYGPKNPQARAGVITFNLEDVHPHDVATVLDSEGIAIRAGHHCAQPLMKWLNVSSTARASFYLYNTEKDIDRLAEGLVKTKEYFSNGF
- the sufD gene encoding Fe-S cluster assembly protein SufD, with translation MTTETTLPIEKDAITSFSKAHSEPAWLESLRLEALSQASVTPMPKPDKTKIDKWNLEDMKVSKVDSETYASLDNLPDEVKSLLNPAEDRSLYIQRNHTAAHLTLSKELQDKGVILMNLQDAAKEHPELVQKYFMTKSVPVTTNKLTALHAALFNGGVFLYVPKNVVIEEPIQAVFVIDNHEVDLYNHVLIVAEDNSAVTYVENYISLAEGKPVLGNLISEVIVGNNAQVKYGAVDTLSKDMQTYVNRNAYVKNDGRVEWALGLMNDGNTISENITNLHGKGAYGDTKTVVVGTGNQIQNFTTKVIHFGKNSNGYILKHGVMKDSASSIFNGIGKIEHGATKSDAVQESRVLMLSPQARGDANPILLIDEDDVTAGHAASVGRVDPTQLYYLMSRGISKTEAERLIIHGFLAPVVNQLPVEAVKKQLTEVIERKVK